One Brassica napus cultivar Da-Ae chromosome A5, Da-Ae, whole genome shotgun sequence DNA window includes the following coding sequences:
- the LOC125608530 gene encoding glutathione S-transferase T3-like — MDPFTINSPGFTSLLASQSSPAMDCEFAEAVANSPGIVKPVLKRKWTTKEDLVLISGWLNTSKDAIVGNEQKGGSFWKRIELYFNSSPQLTGSVPREWSQCKQRWGRVNEQVCKFVGSYEAALKEQSSGQNENDVMKAAHDIFFNDYHAKFAMEHCWRELRYDQKWKSYSKSRDAGKEKRKENEEVMPEEEVRPAGVKAAKASKRKRHGNEAAFDQIESILAARKKISQQKLLDRLLAKNETDLSPNEISLKNKLVSELLD; from the coding sequence ATGGATCCCTTTACCATAAACTCTCCCGGGTTTACTTCGCTCCTAGCTTCGCAGAGCAGTCCAGCAATGGACTGCGAGTTTGCTGAGGCAGTAGCCAACTCTCCCGGGATAGTGAAACCGGTCCTAAAGAGAAAGTGGACAACAAAAGAAGACCTAGTGCTCATCAGTGGGTGGCTGAACACGAGCAAGGATGCTATTGTCGGTAACGAGCAGAAGGGAGGATCCTTTTGGAAGAGAATTGAGCTCTACTTCAATTCAAGCCCTCAGCTCACTGGCTCAGTTCCTAGAGAGTGGAGTcagtgtaagcagaggtggggaaggGTGAACGAGCAGGTGTGCAAGTTTGTGGGGAGTTATGAGGCGGCTTTGAAGGAGCAATCTAGTGGtcaaaatgagaatgatgtcaTGAAGGCTGCCCATGACATCTTCTTTAATGATTACCATGCGAAGTTCGCCATGGAACACTGTTGGAGGGAACTGAGATATGATCAGAAATGGAAGTCATACTCCAAGTCCAGAGATGCCGggaaggagaaaaggaaggAGAACGAAGAGGTGATGCCTGAGGAGGAGGTTAGACCGGCGGGTGTAAAGGCTGCGAAAGCAAGCAAGCGCAAGCGGCACGGGAATGAGGCTGCTTTCGATCAAATAGAGAGCATCCTGGCTGCGAGAAAGAAAATATCCCAGCAGAAACTCCTAGATCGTCTCCTAGCCAAAAATGAGACTGATCTATCTCCAAATGAAATCAGTCTCAAAAACAAACTCGTTTCTGAACTGCTAGATTGA